One window of Paenibacillus sp. FSL K6-3182 genomic DNA carries:
- a CDS encoding iron-sulfur cluster assembly accessory protein codes for MMIEISEKAESIINQMVIDSGNDRTFLRVGVEDGGCSGLSYNIKLDDTITNDDHSLQTDHINVVWNTQSEPYLAGVKIDYVEQGMTGGFTIDNPNAKATCGCGASFRTATFKGKREKCDE; via the coding sequence ATGATGATAGAAATAAGCGAAAAAGCAGAGTCCATTATTAATCAGATGGTTATCGATTCAGGAAATGATCGTACGTTTTTGCGAGTAGGCGTTGAAGATGGCGGCTGCAGCGGATTATCCTATAACATCAAATTAGATGATACCATTACTAATGATGACCACTCCTTGCAAACGGATCATATCAACGTGGTGTGGAACACACAGAGCGAGCCTTATTTGGCGGGGGTAAAAATTGATTATGTGGAGCAAGGCATGACTGGCGGCTTCACGATTGATAATCCCAATGCTAAAGCAACCTGCGGCTGCGGAGCTAGCTTTCGTACGGCGACCTTCAAAGGCAAACGCGAAAAATGCGATGAATAA
- a CDS encoding superoxide dismutase: MSHQLPELPYANNALEPHIDEQTMMIHHDRHHNTYVTNLNAALANYPELQQKSLNELLQDLKSVPLDIRTAVQNNGGGHANHSLFWESIGPSGGGLPAGHLADAIDKELGGFDSFKEQFTKAATTRFGSGWAWLSVDHKGHLFVSSTPNQDSPLMDNLTPILGLDVWEHAYYLNYQNKRPDYISAFWNIVLWDVVAKRYEAAIK, translated from the coding sequence ATGTCACATCAATTACCTGAACTGCCTTATGCAAACAATGCTTTGGAACCACATATCGACGAGCAAACGATGATGATTCATCATGACCGCCATCATAATACGTATGTAACAAACTTAAACGCCGCTTTGGCGAACTATCCTGAGCTTCAGCAAAAAAGCTTAAATGAGCTGCTTCAAGATTTAAAAAGCGTCCCTTTAGATATTCGGACAGCCGTACAGAACAATGGCGGCGGACACGCCAACCACTCTTTATTTTGGGAATCGATTGGACCAAGTGGCGGTGGATTGCCTGCTGGTCATTTGGCAGATGCTATCGATAAAGAATTAGGCGGCTTCGACTCGTTTAAGGAGCAGTTTACGAAAGCAGCTACAACTCGTTTCGGCAGCGGGTGGGCGTGGTTAAGCGTAGATCATAAAGGCCATTTGTTCGTTTCGAGCACGCCTAATCAAGATAGTCCACTTATGGATAATCTGACTCCCATTTTAGGACTCGATGTTTGGGAGCATGCTTATTATCTGAACTATCAAAACAAACGCCCTGATTATATCTCAGCATTCTGGAATATCGTGTTATGGGATGTTGTAGCAAAACGATACGAAGCGGCTATAAAATAA
- a CDS encoding polysaccharide deacetylase family protein, translated as MSISKRGLLLLLMFVFLVGFSAPIKKDRFFYEKRGEIVWEVPTEDKKIALTFDDGPYPKTTEVILDLLQKYNAKATFFVLGNKVKLYPETIKREIAEGHEVANHTFNHVYFLKSISQATIRDEIVKTENALEALTGKKPLLFRPPGGYYNENSIQVAKTLGYTTIMWSWHQDTNDWRSPGVNKIVNKVLNNARNGDIVLLHDYIPGSQQTVKALETILYELDKRGFQFVTVTELMKSMTSVESKVDDGSDGSILESP; from the coding sequence TTGTCCATTAGTAAGCGTGGCCTGCTATTGCTGCTCATGTTCGTTTTTTTGGTAGGTTTCTCAGCACCAATTAAAAAGGACCGTTTTTTTTATGAGAAGCGGGGGGAAATTGTGTGGGAGGTTCCTACTGAGGATAAGAAAATTGCTTTGACCTTTGATGATGGGCCATATCCGAAAACAACGGAAGTTATTCTCGATTTGTTGCAGAAATACAATGCGAAAGCAACGTTTTTTGTACTAGGCAACAAAGTGAAGCTTTACCCGGAAACAATTAAGCGAGAAATTGCAGAAGGGCATGAGGTAGCCAATCATACGTTTAATCATGTTTACTTCTTGAAATCAATAAGCCAAGCGACTATTCGAGATGAGATTGTAAAAACTGAAAATGCGTTAGAAGCCTTGACGGGGAAAAAGCCGCTTTTATTTCGCCCGCCCGGAGGCTATTATAATGAAAATTCAATTCAGGTTGCGAAAACATTAGGTTACACAACGATTATGTGGTCATGGCATCAAGATACAAATGATTGGCGAAGCCCTGGCGTGAACAAAATTGTAAACAAAGTTTTGAATAACGCAAGAAACGGAGACATCGTATTGCTGCATGATTACATTCCTGGTTCTCAGCAGACAGTCAAAGCCTTGGAGACGATACTGTACGAGCTGGATAAACGGGGTTTTCAATTCGTGACCGTAACGGAGTTAATGAAATCAATGACAAGCGTAGAATCGAAGGTTGACGACGGCAGTGACGGCAGCATTTTGGAGTCGCCATAA
- a CDS encoding YhcN/YlaJ family sporulation lipoprotein — protein MKKHLKPVLTSVLVLAIGFSISACGQNHTVNQKSMRAKNDMNRIESRMVPHGTNMTDRRYNNLDNRAYGVDPLVNNNNSYSANPYSANRTYGIDGDGMNGTNSLNGTNRMNGTDGTVHRLGMDHNKSAGQLANRAKQVSGVKKATVVIHNKDAIVGLDVDNIGKKAIIEKQVHAALKGQYPEYNIHVTSDQGMHKKIQTMNTSMTNGHPLKTLANDVTIMIRDIGNAITAPLR, from the coding sequence GTGAAAAAACATTTAAAACCGGTTCTTACTTCAGTTTTGGTGCTTGCTATTGGATTTTCGATATCGGCATGTGGTCAAAACCATACGGTGAACCAAAAATCGATGAGAGCTAAAAACGACATGAATCGTATTGAATCAAGAATGGTTCCTCACGGCACTAATATGACTGATAGAAGATATAACAATTTGGATAATAGAGCATATGGTGTCGATCCATTAGTGAATAATAACAATTCATACAGCGCCAATCCTTATAGTGCTAATCGCACCTATGGTATTGACGGTGATGGAATGAATGGAACCAACAGTCTCAATGGCACAAATCGTATGAATGGCACCGATGGAACGGTACATCGCCTCGGAATGGATCATAATAAAAGCGCTGGTCAATTAGCTAACCGTGCTAAGCAAGTTAGCGGTGTGAAAAAAGCAACAGTCGTCATTCATAATAAAGATGCAATCGTAGGCCTAGATGTTGATAACATCGGCAAAAAAGCCATTATTGAGAAACAAGTGCATGCTGCCTTAAAAGGGCAATACCCTGAGTACAACATTCATGTGACATCCGATCAAGGTATGCATAAGAAAATACAAACGATGAACACGAGCATGACTAATGGTCATCCATTGAAGACGTTAGCGAATGACGTGACCATCATGATTCGCGATATTGGCAATGCAATAACCGCTCCTCTCCGTTAA
- a CDS encoding polysaccharide deacetylase family protein: MNIIFRMTFMLSLAFLILISSSSVSAKSSSGVYKDKVAVLMYHHVHDKDSSSSTISSMLFRDQLIYLRSKGYQFIRLEDFRHFLAGGAVPSNAVLITFDDGYDSFYKVAYPILKELSIPAVNFTITSYLEKPSKTIPHLSYTQLKQMMAKSTSIDFQCHTNQLHQKVGEKSALTYVNKKDGGKNALELHKSRVKQDTAACISLLKKAGVKNPDSISYPFGIYSKTLFPTMLGAGVSYGYTTKPGLAKKGINKLEIPRINAGSPDITPEVLYKRIKRLS; the protein is encoded by the coding sequence ATGAACATCATTTTTCGAATGACCTTCATGCTGAGTCTGGCTTTTCTAATACTTATAAGTTCCTCCTCTGTTTCGGCAAAGAGCTCATCAGGTGTATATAAGGATAAAGTCGCTGTTCTAATGTATCATCATGTTCACGATAAAGATTCAAGCTCTTCGACGATTTCGTCGATGCTCTTTCGGGATCAGCTAATTTATTTAAGGAGCAAGGGCTACCAGTTCATTAGACTGGAGGACTTTCGTCATTTTTTGGCTGGCGGCGCCGTACCGAGCAATGCCGTATTGATCACGTTTGATGACGGATATGACAGTTTTTACAAAGTGGCTTATCCGATCCTAAAAGAATTATCCATTCCAGCAGTTAATTTTACGATTACAAGCTATTTAGAGAAGCCATCTAAGACGATACCGCATTTGTCTTACACGCAATTAAAACAAATGATGGCTAAATCAACAAGTATCGATTTTCAATGCCATACCAATCAATTGCATCAGAAGGTTGGGGAGAAAAGCGCATTAACTTATGTAAATAAAAAAGACGGCGGGAAAAATGCACTGGAGCTTCATAAATCACGCGTCAAGCAGGACACTGCAGCATGCATAAGCCTTCTGAAAAAAGCAGGAGTGAAAAATCCGGATTCGATCAGCTATCCTTTTGGCATCTATTCTAAGACTTTGTTCCCAACGATGCTGGGGGCAGGCGTTAGTTATGGCTATACAACAAAACCTGGCTTGGCCAAAAAAGGGATTAATAAATTGGAAATACCGCGCATTAATGCAGGCAGTCCCGATATTACGCCTGAGGTGCTTTATAAACGAATAAAAAGGTTATCTTAA
- a CDS encoding transglutaminase family protein, protein MKLSISHVTQYEYAESVTDSVNEIRLTPSTNERQSCYQQAISIEPNASLFTYEDYFGNRVHAFSVNGPHKRLTIRTSMTVVTKQAPTSEEREQYLSKRPPEQAWNWLRTDEAANRFTEFLLTTEYTAVTSEVEQFAGEILSTSSSSQASVLDWLSALSTKIRSEFIYDPEATDVKTKTSEMFLSKRGVCQDFAHLMIASCRAFGIPARYVSGYHFVGDLQGGSADFEQASHAWVEAFVPGLGWCSFDPTNVDPVGERYVKLGHGRDYKDIVPVKGVYRGTGEQILHVSVDVRNVED, encoded by the coding sequence ATGAAGCTCAGTATTTCACATGTCACGCAGTACGAGTATGCAGAGTCAGTGACGGACAGTGTCAATGAAATTAGACTAACGCCCAGCACTAATGAAAGACAGTCCTGTTACCAGCAAGCGATTTCAATTGAACCGAATGCCTCTTTGTTCACCTATGAGGACTATTTTGGCAATCGTGTTCATGCGTTCTCGGTTAATGGTCCCCATAAGCGGCTTACCATTCGAACATCTATGACCGTTGTTACGAAGCAGGCGCCAACGTCGGAGGAACGTGAACAATACTTAAGCAAGCGACCACCAGAGCAGGCATGGAACTGGTTAAGAACAGATGAAGCTGCCAACCGTTTCACCGAGTTTTTGCTTACGACCGAATATACAGCTGTTACGTCTGAGGTAGAACAATTTGCTGGTGAAATTTTGAGCACAAGCTCAAGTAGTCAAGCCAGCGTTCTCGATTGGCTAAGCGCGCTGTCTACAAAAATTAGGAGCGAGTTCATTTATGATCCTGAAGCGACAGATGTAAAGACGAAAACATCGGAAATGTTTTTGAGCAAACGCGGCGTATGTCAAGATTTTGCGCATTTAATGATCGCAAGCTGCCGAGCTTTTGGCATCCCAGCCAGATACGTAAGCGGCTATCACTTTGTTGGTGATTTGCAGGGAGGAAGCGCTGATTTCGAGCAAGCTTCGCATGCTTGGGTTGAAGCGTTTGTACCCGGACTCGGCTGGTGCAGCTTTGATCCAACTAACGTTGATCCTGTTGGAGAGCGTTATGTAAAGCTTGGGCACGGGCGGGATTATAAAGATATTGTTCCGGTTAAAGGTGTATATAGAGGCACGGGTGAGCAAATATTGCATGTATCTGTAGATGTAAGAAATGTTGAGGATTAA